A genomic stretch from Camelus ferus isolate YT-003-E chromosome 29, BCGSAC_Cfer_1.0, whole genome shotgun sequence includes:
- the OSGIN2 gene encoding LOW QUALITY PROTEIN: oxidative stress-induced growth inhibitor 2 (The sequence of the model RefSeq protein was modified relative to this genomic sequence to represent the inferred CDS: inserted 1 base in 1 codon): MPVWCCRCSLAAHFRNYSDTETEGEIFNSLVQYLGDNLGRKVTAMPLVEETSLLGDSSVTLPVVVIGNGPSGICLSYMLSGYRPYLSSEAIHPNAILHGKLEEARHLSIVDQDLEYLSEGLEGRSSNPVAVLFDTLLHPDADFGYDYPSVLHWKLEQHHYIPHLVLGKGPPGGAWHNMEGSMLTISFGNWMELPGLKFKDWVSSKRRNIKGDRVMPEEIAHYYKHYXKVMGLQKNFRENTYITSVSRLYRDQIDNDGQDRDISTQPLQIEKSKFIKRNWEIRGYQRAADGSPVPFCLFAENVALATGSLDSPGRLEIEGEDFPFVFHSMPEFGAAISKGKLRGKVDPVLIVGSGLTAADAVLCAYNNNVPVIHVFRRRVTDPSLIFKQLPKKLYPEYHKVYHMMCTQSYSLHSRLLPDYTSFPEHHVLSFKSDLKCILQSISGLKKIFKLSAAVVLIGSHPNLSFLKEQGCYLGHNSSQPITCKGNPVEIDAYTYECVKEANLFALGPLVGDNFVRFLKGGALGVTRCLATRQKKKQHLFVERGGGDGIA, encoded by the exons ATGCCTGTGTGGTGCTGCCGCTGCTCCCTGGCCGCTCATTTCAG aaactatagTGACACTGAAACTGAAGGAGAGATTTTTAATTCCTTGGTGCAATATTTGGGTGATAATTTGGGGCGAAAAGTTACAGCTATGCCATTGGTTGAAGAAACTTCTTTACTTGGAGATTCATCAGTGACTTTGCCTGTGGTAGTAATAG gaaatggACCCTCAGGAATCTGCCTTTCTTACATGCTTTCGGGTTACAGACCATATTTATCATCAGAAGCAATACATCCAAATGCAATCTTACATGGTAAATTAGAAGAAGCAAGACATCTTTCCATTGTTGATCAG gaCTTGGAATATTTGTCTGAGGGCCTTGAGGGTCGATCCTCCAATCCCGTTGCTGTGCTTTTTGACACACTTCTTCATCCAGATGCTGACTTTGGATATGATTATCCATCCGTTTTGCATTGGAAATTAGAACAACATCATTATATCCCCCACTTAGTCCTCGGTAAAGGCCCACCTGGTGGAGCGTGGCAC aATATGGAAGGCTCCATGTTGACAATCAGCTTTGGAAACTGGATGGAGCTCCCTGGACTTAAATTTAAAGATTGGGTGTCTAGCAAACGAAG gAACATAAAAGGGGATCGAGTTATGCCAGAGGAAATCGCTCACTACTATAAACACT GTAAAGTCATGGGTCTTCAGAAGAATTTCAGAGAGAATACTTACATTACATCTGTATCAAGACTCTACAGAGATCAGATTGATAATGATGGTCAAGACAGAGATATTTCAACACAGCCTTTACAGATAGAGAAGTCAAAATTTATCAAGAGAAACTGGGAAATCAGGGGTTATCAGCGAGCAGCCGATGGTTCCCCTGTTCCCTTCTGTCTCTTTGCTGAAAACGTAGCGCTGGCAACTGGATCGTTGGATTCTCCTGGCCGTCTGGAAATTGAAGGGGAagattttccttttgtgtttcatTCAATGCCTGAATTTGGAGCTGCTATAAGCAAAGGAAAGTTGCGTGGGAAAGTGGACCCAGTGCTGATTGTGGGTTCTGGGCTGACTGCAGCTGATGCAGTGCTCTGTGCTTACAATAATAATGTCCCTGTGATTCATGTATTTCGTAGAAGAGTAACTGATCCAAGCTTAATTTTCAAACAGCTTCCCAAAAAGCTTTATCCAGAGTACCATAAAGTCTATCATATGATGTGTACTCAGTCGTATTCCTTACACTCACGTCTGTTACCTGATTATACCAGTTTTCCTGAGCACCATGTGCTTTCCTTTAAGTCGGACCTGAAATGCATTCTTCAAAGCATCTCTggattgaagaaaatatttaagctcTCTGCAGCAGTAGTGTTGATAGGTTCTCATCccaatctttcttttctgaaggaGCAAGGGTGTTACCTGGGCCACAACTCAAGCCAGCCAATCACATGTAAGGGTAATCCTGTGGAAATAGATGCATATACCTACGAGTGCGTTAAAGAAGCCAACCTTTTTGCATTGGGTCCTTTGGTTGGAGACAATTTTGTTCGATTTTTAAAGGGAGGAGCATTGGGTGTTACACGCTGTTTAGCtacaagacagaagaaaaagcagcatTTGTTTgttgaaagaggaggaggagatgggataGCTTAA